TGTCAAACCCGGCCAACGAGATGGTGGCCGGCTTCGTCGGCGCCGACCGCGGGTACCGCGGCCTGCAGTTCTTTCACGCGACGGGGCTGCCGCTGCACGAGATCCGGGGGGTCGACGAAAACGAGGTCGACGCACTGCAATTGGATCCGGGTGACTGGCGGCTGGTGACCAAGGACGGGCGGCCGTACGCCTGGATCAACGCCGCGGGCGTGGACGTGCACCGCAAGGGCGGCTCGCTGTACGACAGCACGATCGGCGGCGGATCGCTGTTCCGGCCCGACGGCACGCTGCGCAACGCGCTCGACGCCGCGCTGTCGTCGCCGAGCGGGCTGGGTGTCGCGGTCGACGAGGACGGGCGCCTGGCCGGCGGGGTACGCGCCGAGGACGTGCTCGCCATCCTCGAACGCCAGCGCCGTGTGCCGGAGTTGGGTTAGCGCGTGCGCTACCTGTTCACCCACCTCGACGACCTGTGGGCGCTGACGCTGATCCATCTGCGGCTGTCGCTGATCCCGATCGTGCTGGGCCTGCTGATCGCCGTTCCGGTGGGGGCGCTGGTGCAGCGCACCACCACCGTGCGCCGGCTGACGACCATCACCGCGAGCATCATTTTCACGATCCCGTCGCTGGCCTTGTTCGTCGTGCTCCCGCTGCTCATCCCGACGCGCATCCTCGACGAGGCCAACGTGATCGTCGCGCTGACCCTGTACACGGTCGCGCTGCTGGTGCGCGCCGTGCCCGAGGCGTTGGACGCGGTGTCGCCGACGGTGCTCGACGCGGCCACCGCGGTCGGCTACCGGCCGCTCACCCGGATGCTCAAAGTTGAGCTGCCGCTGGCTGTTCCGGTGCTCATCGCCAGCCTGCGCGTCGTCGCGGTGACCAACATCTCGATGGTGTCGGTGGGTTCGGTGATCGGCATCGGCGGGCTCGGCACCTGGTTCACCGAGGGCTACCAGGCCAACAAGAGCGATCAGATCATCGCGGGCATCATCGCGATCTTCGTGCTCGCGATCGTCATCGACACCCTGATCATGCTCGCGGGCCGGGCGCTGACACCGTGGACCCGCGCCGCGCGGCCGTCCGGCAGACGCAAGGCGGTGACCGGATGAGCCCGATGAGCTTCCTGCAGCAGGCGCTGGCCTTCATCTTCACCGCCGAGAACTGGGGCGGCCCGGCCGGTCTGACCGCACGCATCCTCGAGCATCTGCAGTACACCGTGATCGCCGCGGTGTTCTCCGCGCTGATCGCGATCCCGGTCGGCATGCTGATCGGGCACACCGGCCGCGGCACCTTCCTCGTCGTCACCGGGGTCAACGCGCTGCGCGCACTGCCGACCCTCGGCGTGCTGCTGCTCGGCGTGCTGCTGTGGGGACTCGGGCTGGTGCCGCCGACCGTCGCGCTGATGCTGCTCGGCATCCCGCCGCTGCTGGCAGGCACCTACGCCGGCATCGCCAACGTTGACCCCGCGGTCGTCGACGCCGCCCGCTCGATGGGCATGACCGAGCGGCGCATCCTGCTGCGGGTGGAGACGCCCATCGCGATGCCGCTGATCATCGGCGGCCTGCGCACCGCGGTGCTGCAGATCGTGGCGACCGCGACGGTGGCGGCCTACGCAAGCCTCGGCGGCCTCGGCCGGTATCTGATCGACGGCATCAAGGTGCGCGAGTTCCACCTGGCGTTGGTCGGCGCCCTGATGGTGACGGCGCTGGCGCTGCTGCTCGACGCCGTGCTCGCGTTCGCGGTGTGGGCGTCGGTGCCCGGCACGGGCCGGCTCAGGCGCCAGCGGTTGCCGCAGCCGTTCCTCGGTGACGAAGTCGCCGTCGAATCCCGGCCGCGCGCAACATCACACGGGCCGCCCTGAGGTGCTCTTGATCCCACCCGGGAAGCGCGTTACGAACGGAGGGGACCTTCGCATACGGTATAGGGGTGAGTGAAGCAGGCGGCTCCGAGAGAACCTGGCCGGCGATCCTGACCTGGCAGGCGCACGACATCCCGCGGATGGAATCGGTGCGCGTGCACGTGGCGGGTAACCG
The window above is part of the Mycolicibacterium rutilum genome. Proteins encoded here:
- a CDS encoding ABC transporter permease; this translates as MRYLFTHLDDLWALTLIHLRLSLIPIVLGLLIAVPVGALVQRTTTVRRLTTITASIIFTIPSLALFVVLPLLIPTRILDEANVIVALTLYTVALLVRAVPEALDAVSPTVLDAATAVGYRPLTRMLKVELPLAVPVLIASLRVVAVTNISMVSVGSVIGIGGLGTWFTEGYQANKSDQIIAGIIAIFVLAIVIDTLIMLAGRALTPWTRAARPSGRRKAVTG
- a CDS encoding ABC transporter permease; its protein translation is MSFLQQALAFIFTAENWGGPAGLTARILEHLQYTVIAAVFSALIAIPVGMLIGHTGRGTFLVVTGVNALRALPTLGVLLLGVLLWGLGLVPPTVALMLLGIPPLLAGTYAGIANVDPAVVDAARSMGMTERRILLRVETPIAMPLIIGGLRTAVLQIVATATVAAYASLGGLGRYLIDGIKVREFHLALVGALMVTALALLLDAVLAFAVWASVPGTGRLRRQRLPQPFLGDEVAVESRPRATSHGPP